One Syntrophus gentianae DNA segment encodes these proteins:
- a CDS encoding methyl-accepting chemotaxis protein, translating to MRNMKLSVKLIVGFLAVALVALIIGVLGITQIKKIANDSERMYSENVVSLDQIDEANSTFLNLRTALIYSIVKKFTLGQDVSSLPATVKEANDKIDEAGKAFSKNINSEESRKIFEDIKTARAQYTISAGKLVEAVTAGNKEATMELCKELAATGKQVTENFKKLADMNQDLAKNKATGNSKIADRAVWITVIITALGIAMAVGLGILLSISITRPISQVVSGLSDGAEQVSAAASQVASSSQLLAEGSSEQAASLEETSSSLEEISAMTKQNADNANQTKSLMDEVGQYQTHTRQQLENLVGAISDAVKSSEETNKIIKTIDEIAFQTNLLALNAAVEAARAGEAGAGFAVVAEEVRNLAMRSAEAAKNTSTLIENTIKAIEKGNESTQLTQNAFSEQMGAARKIKELINEIAAASSEQFHGISQVNIAVAEMDKVTQQTAANAEESASASEELNAQAEQMKGYVSDLVHIVGGASSGATANGGRRGVSSLLKVPALESKNNIKKALIPDFMSRSKGKGQSFAGNTRTISPEQVLPLKDDDFTEF from the coding sequence ATGAGAAACATGAAGTTGAGCGTAAAGTTAATTGTCGGATTTTTGGCGGTTGCGTTGGTTGCGTTAATCATTGGTGTGCTCGGCATCACTCAGATCAAGAAAATAGCCAATGACAGCGAGAGGATGTACAGTGAAAACGTCGTTTCTCTGGACCAGATCGACGAGGCCAATTCTACTTTTCTAAACCTCAGAACCGCACTGATTTACAGCATCGTAAAAAAATTCACCCTTGGACAGGATGTCAGCAGCTTACCCGCGACTGTCAAGGAAGCAAATGATAAGATAGACGAGGCGGGAAAAGCATTTTCGAAAAACATCAATTCTGAGGAAAGCCGGAAAATATTTGAAGATATCAAGACAGCACGTGCCCAGTATACAATCTCTGCCGGTAAGCTTGTGGAAGCCGTTACGGCCGGCAACAAAGAAGCGACCATGGAGCTTTGCAAGGAACTGGCGGCTACCGGCAAGCAGGTCACTGAAAACTTTAAGAAGCTTGCTGACATGAATCAGGACCTGGCAAAGAACAAGGCAACGGGAAACTCCAAAATAGCTGATCGGGCCGTGTGGATCACGGTTATCATTACGGCACTTGGTATCGCGATGGCCGTAGGATTGGGCATTCTGTTGTCCATTTCCATTACCAGACCGATAAGTCAGGTTGTTTCCGGACTTTCCGACGGGGCGGAACAGGTATCCGCAGCAGCCTCTCAGGTTGCTTCTTCCAGCCAACTCCTCGCTGAAGGATCATCTGAACAGGCGGCTTCCCTGGAAGAAACCTCATCCTCCCTGGAAGAAATTTCCGCCATGACCAAGCAGAATGCCGATAACGCCAATCAAACCAAGTCCTTGATGGACGAAGTGGGTCAGTATCAGACTCACACCCGTCAACAGCTGGAAAACCTTGTAGGAGCCATTTCAGATGCGGTCAAGTCCAGTGAAGAAACGAACAAAATCATCAAGACGATCGACGAGATTGCTTTTCAGACAAATCTGCTGGCTTTGAATGCCGCAGTTGAGGCTGCCCGGGCCGGCGAGGCGGGTGCCGGATTTGCCGTGGTTGCCGAGGAGGTCAGAAATCTGGCGATGAGATCCGCAGAAGCTGCAAAGAATACAAGCACCCTGATTGAAAACACGATCAAGGCCATTGAAAAAGGAAACGAATCAACCCAACTGACTCAGAACGCCTTTTCGGAACAAATGGGGGCGGCCCGTAAAATCAAGGAACTGATCAATGAAATTGCCGCTGCATCCTCCGAACAGTTCCACGGCATTTCCCAGGTCAACATCGCTGTCGCCGAGATGGATAAGGTCACACAGCAGACGGCAGCCAATGCGGAAGAGTCGGCAAGCGCTTCTGAGGAATTGAATGCACAGGCGGAACAGATGAAGGGATATGTCTCTGATCTGGTTCACATTGTAGGGGGAGCTTCATCTGGGGCCACTGCGAATGGAGGCAGGCGCGGTGTTTCTTCTCTGCTGAAAGTCCCTGCCCTTGAAAGCAAAAACAATATAAAGAAAGCCTTGATACCAGACTTTATGAGCCGGTCGAAAGGCAAGGGTCAGTCGTTTGCGGGCAATACCAGGACGATATCTCCCGAACAAGTTCTTCCATTGAAGGACGACGATTTTACAGAGTTTTAA